A part of Pseudomonas sp. HR96 genomic DNA contains:
- the hexR gene encoding transcriptional regulator HexR has translation MNLLQHIAQSRHLLRKSELKVADHVLLDPAAVMHSSMADLAHHVGISEPTIVRFCRAIGCTGFQDLKLKLAQSLAAGASFGQFAIHEDDSVADYSLKIFDTTLHTLIEVREKLDPEALQRAVTAMAAAQRVEFYGFGASGAVAADAQHKFFRLLLTAAAYSDPHMQAMSAVTLKPTDVAICISQSGRSKDLLITANLVRESGASLITLCPSQTPLAELSTVNLAIDVHEDTEIYTPLTSRIAHLVVIDVLAMGVAMARGPTLVNHLKSVKRSLRSLRLSPKSHKALDD, from the coding sequence TTGAACCTCTTGCAACACATTGCCCAGTCGCGCCATCTCTTGCGCAAGTCGGAACTCAAGGTCGCAGACCACGTGCTGCTCGACCCGGCGGCGGTCATGCACAGCTCCATGGCGGACCTGGCGCATCATGTCGGCATCAGTGAGCCGACCATCGTGCGCTTCTGCCGGGCGATTGGTTGCACCGGTTTTCAGGACCTCAAGCTCAAGCTGGCGCAGAGCCTGGCAGCCGGCGCGAGCTTCGGTCAGTTCGCCATCCACGAAGACGACTCGGTGGCTGACTACAGCCTGAAGATCTTCGACACCACCTTGCACACCCTGATCGAAGTGCGCGAGAAGCTCGACCCCGAAGCCCTGCAGCGCGCGGTGACCGCCATGGCGGCAGCGCAGCGCGTGGAGTTCTACGGTTTCGGTGCCTCGGGCGCGGTGGCGGCCGATGCCCAGCACAAGTTCTTCCGCCTGCTGCTGACTGCGGCTGCCTATTCCGACCCGCACATGCAGGCGATGTCGGCGGTGACCCTCAAGCCTACCGACGTGGCGATCTGCATTTCCCAATCCGGGCGCTCCAAGGACCTGCTGATTACCGCCAACCTGGTGCGTGAGAGCGGCGCCTCGCTGATCACTCTGTGCCCGAGCCAGACGCCCCTGGCCGAGCTGTCCACCGTCAACCTGGCGATCGACGTGCACGAGGACACCGAAATCTACACGCCGTTGACCTCGCGCATCGCTCACCTGGTGGTGATCGACGTGCTGGCCATGGGCGTGGCCATGGCCCGTGGGCCGACCCTGGTCAATCACCTCAAGAGCGTCAAACGCAGCCTGCGCAGCCTGCGGCTGTCGCCCAAGTCGCACAAGGCGCTGGACGACTAG
- a CDS encoding PA3496 family putative envelope integrity protein, whose amino-acid sequence MARNHEDAQQPSSSKTRRQQEDQRRMEFRRAIESHSEQRRLLSEIADYPDLNYWQEAPSADHQNAQQAR is encoded by the coding sequence ATGGCTCGTAATCACGAAGACGCGCAGCAACCGTCCAGCAGCAAGACCCGGCGTCAACAGGAAGACCAGCGTCGCATGGAATTTCGCCGGGCCATCGAAAGCCACAGCGAGCAGCGCCGCCTGCTCAGCGAAATCGCCGACTATCCCGACCTCAACTACTGGCAGGAAGCCCCTTCGGCAGACCATCAAAACGCCCAGCAAGCACGCTGA